The sequence GGCGGCCACTCGGTGCCGCATAGATGCCGCTAACGCGGCGCGGCTCCATCCGTGCTTTGTACGTGTCTTCGGCATAGAGCGAAACATCGCTTGCTAAAGGCAAAAAGACAGGCATTGAGGGTGTCGCTGCGCTCCAAAGGCAGAAAGGCACCCGCGCTGACTTGCCGTTGTCTACACAAATGACTACACGGTGCTTATGGAAATTACAGGATTCGATTGGGACGATGGCAACTGGCCAAAATGCGGCAAGCATGGCGTGTCCCAGGAAGAGATCGAAGAGGTGTTGTTGGGACAGCCCGCCGTTATGCCAGATCCTTGTCCCGACGAACCGCGTATGCGGGCCATCGGGAAAACCCAGGCCGGGCGATATGTCTTCCTCGTCTTCATGCTGAGAGAGCTCGACGGGGGGACGATGCTGCGGCCGATTAGCGCCCGCTACATGCACAAAAAGGAGGTCGAGCACTATGAAGGCCAAGTCTAAGCAGATGCCGTCGCTGCGGACCGATGCGGAAGCCGAAAAGTTTGTCGAGGAGTCCGATCTGTCGCAGTACGACCTTTCCGGGTTCAAGCCGATGCAGTTTGAAATTGAGCCCAAGAAGGGCGCGTTGAATATGCGCATCCCCGTGGGTCTGCTGGAGGCTGTAAAAGCCAAGGCCGCGGCCAAAGGGGTCCCGTACACACGCTACGTTCGTATGCTGATTGAAAACGACCTTGCCCGTCCCAATCACTAAGTGTCCGCCCCCTCGGGGCGGTTCCTCGACCTCTAGGGGCGGAGGATACCGCCCCCGCCGGTCGCGGGGGATGTCGTTAAAAGGCCCCGGCACATTCGTGTTGGACGACAGCGCAGGCCCC comes from Desulfomicrobium macestii and encodes:
- a CDS encoding CopG family antitoxin, yielding MKAKSKQMPSLRTDAEAEKFVEESDLSQYDLSGFKPMQFEIEPKKGALNMRIPVGLLEAVKAKAAAKGVPYTRYVRMLIENDLARPNH
- a CDS encoding BrnT family toxin — encoded protein: MEITGFDWDDGNWPKCGKHGVSQEEIEEVLLGQPAVMPDPCPDEPRMRAIGKTQAGRYVFLVFMLRELDGGTMLRPISARYMHKKEVEHYEGQV